The Thioalkalivibrio thiocyanodenitrificans ARhD 1 nucleotide sequence AGGACGGCCGTGAACTGCGCCGGATCCTGCCCGACATTCAGTGCGCGCCGGATGTGCGTGTCCCCGCATCCTGACCCGGAGGTGTCATGATTCTCCACAGACCGCTTCTGTTCGCCGTGCTGTTCACCGTTATGATCCCGGTCACTTGGGCCGGGGAATCCGTGCGTGGGCATCTGACCCCCATGCCCGGAACGCCGGCGGCGCCCGGGTTCGTGCTGGAGGACATGGACGGACAGGTGCACCGACTCGAGCAATATCGGGACCAGGTGGTGGTGGTCAACTTCTGGGCGACCTGGTGTCCGCCGTGCCGCGATGAACTCCCTTCCCTGCAGCGCCTGTGGGAACGCATGCGTGACGAGGGCGTGGTGGTACTGGGCATCAATATCGGCGAGGACGCGGACAGCATCTTCCTGTTCACCGCGGACTATCCCGTCGACTTTCCCCTGCTGCTGGACCAGGATTCCGCGGTCATCGAGGCGTGGCCCGTGGTGGGCATACCCACCACGTACATCGTCGACCGGCAGGGCCGCCTGGCCTACCGGGCGATCGGTGCCCGCGAGTTCGACGAACCCGCGATCCGCGCCACCCTGCGCGGCCTCCTCGAAGATTGATCCGTTTCGGGCGCGGGATCAGTCCTTGTCCTTCACCGGTTTCCCGTACAGTGCGCGCAGTTCGTCCTTGGCCTGTTCAAGCACCGCCCGGCGGTCTTGCGGGAGATTCCTGCCGGCGCGGTTGATGTAGAAGTTGAGCATGGACATGGCCGAGCGGAAGGGAGTGCTCCTGCGGCGTTCGCTGCGCTCGGCGGAGCGCTTCAGGGAGCGTGCGATTTCCCGCGGGTCGTCCAGGGAAAAGACGCCCGCTTCGAGGTCGAGAGCGTGGCTGGTCTCCGTGACCTGGTGCGACCAGTACGTGGATTTTCTTCTGGCCATCGCGCCTCCCTCCGGACGCCATGCCGCCTGAT carries:
- a CDS encoding TlpA family protein disulfide reductase, producing the protein MILHRPLLFAVLFTVMIPVTWAGESVRGHLTPMPGTPAAPGFVLEDMDGQVHRLEQYRDQVVVVNFWATWCPPCRDELPSLQRLWERMRDEGVVVLGINIGEDADSIFLFTADYPVDFPLLLDQDSAVIEAWPVVGIPTTYIVDRQGRLAYRAIGAREFDEPAIRATLRGLLED
- a CDS encoding DUF3175 domain-containing protein — translated: MARRKSTYWSHQVTETSHALDLEAGVFSLDDPREIARSLKRSAERSERRRSTPFRSAMSMLNFYINRAGRNLPQDRRAVLEQAKDELRALYGKPVKDKD